One window of Candidatus Bathyarchaeota archaeon genomic DNA carries:
- a CDS encoding DUF5752 family protein — translation MSEIKTILRTVRRDKAFYFYEGIGKPTEQVATSLIDFRDKVNTVPSASLVFHLRRKDFGNWIRDVIRDSALARRIGNINPNTFDLKMKLHATVNIRIKELKEMLPTPTVISEDFSIAHTTPL, via the coding sequence ATCAAGACAATCTTGAGAACTGTACGTCGCGATAAGGCCTTTTACTTCTACGAAGGAATAGGAAAGCCCACTGAACAAGTGGCCACAAGCCTAATTGATTTCCGCGATAAAGTAAACACTGTCCCGTCCGCATCACTAGTCTTTCATCTGAGGCGAAAAGATTTTGGGAATTGGATTAGAGATGTCATAAGAGATTCTGCTCTAGCGAGAAGAATTGGCAACATCAACCCTAACACTTTCGATTTGAAAATGAAACTACATGCAACAGTCAACATACGAATCAAAGAACTAAAAGAGATGCTACCAACGCCAACGGTCATTTCTGAAGATTTTTCTATCGCTCACACTACTCCGCTATAG